In the genome of Synergistes jonesii, one region contains:
- the dinD gene encoding DNA damage-inducible protein D, protein MNIFDSIKQKDPNGLEYWNSRELARALEYVNYRNFEDVIEKAREACTNSGQSAKDHFVDVDEMIELPKGAKRQIKSVLLSRYACYLIVQSADPRKEAVALGHTYFAIQTRRQEIEDERRLKLRAEIKEHNKSLASAAKQAGVIQPIDYAIFQNCGYQGLYGGLKKQDIHRRKGLKKNQDILDNMGSEELAANLFRATQTEAKLRRDNIDNKSDANQTHYEVGSKIRKMIAEFGNEMPENLPCPKESIKQLESRKKKEEKRALRSSDKENDK, encoded by the coding sequence ATGAATATTTTTGACAGCATTAAGCAAAAAGACCCCAACGGGTTAGAATACTGGAACAGTCGCGAACTGGCCAGAGCGTTAGAATATGTCAACTACCGCAATTTTGAGGATGTCATAGAAAAAGCACGAGAGGCATGTACCAACAGCGGACAATCCGCAAAGGATCATTTCGTCGACGTCGACGAAATGATAGAACTCCCTAAAGGAGCGAAAAGACAAATAAAGTCAGTGCTGCTTTCACGGTATGCGTGTTACTTAATCGTCCAAAGCGCGGACCCGAGAAAAGAAGCTGTAGCATTAGGACATACCTACTTTGCTATTCAAACGCGCAGGCAGGAGATAGAAGACGAACGCCGCTTGAAGCTCCGCGCGGAGATAAAGGAACATAATAAAAGTCTCGCGTCTGCAGCTAAACAAGCCGGAGTCATCCAACCGATTGATTATGCGATTTTCCAGAACTGCGGGTATCAGGGGCTGTACGGCGGTTTAAAAAAACAGGATATACATCGCCGCAAAGGACTCAAGAAAAATCAGGATATCCTCGACAACATGGGAAGTGAAGAGCTGGCGGCAAACCTTTTCCGTGCGACGCAGACCGAGGCAAAGTTGCGCCGCGACAACATAGACAATAAAAGCGATGCAAATCAGACACACTATGAAGTCGGTAGTAAGATCAGGAAGATGATTGCTGAGTTCGGCAATGAAATGCCGGAAAATTTGCCATGTCCCAAAGAGAGCATAAAACAGCTGGAATCGCGCAAAAAGAAAGAAGAAAAACGTGCGTTGCGTTCCTCCGACAAAGA